The Nomia melanderi isolate GNS246 chromosome 6, iyNomMela1, whole genome shotgun sequence genomic sequence GCACACCTCTACGTATTACACAACCACTTGCAATCGATTAAAACTGCAGAACATAGTTCAATGCACGCAATTGACGCATTTTGAAATTGTCAACAGAATTTGCTAATCGTTTGCTTCCAATACGTGCAGTGTTCACTGTTGGGTTCCGATAAATGGACTAATGAAACGTTAGGCACGATTGTTCGAAAAATtgagaagaaaaaatgaaaggggaacaggaaaagaaaaacgaaaaacgtGCGAAAACGATTGTTAAATTCTAATGCGAATTATCGTATGTAAATATATGTTCAATATACCGAAGTGCGACCaatggagggggggggggggggggggcttaCGAATAATATGCATCTGTTATGATCGTAACGGTAGAAGTGTACGAATGATGAAGGATATTAACGCTTATCGTTACGTGTAATTCGAAGTATTCGGATACATCATTAATTAGCAttttatcgttatcgttataaTGCCGGGAATGGatatgagaaaaataaaaataaatatgacagAGACCTCCAAAATGTCCACTTGCGTGCCGATTTCGGCATTTGTGTAGCTCTTTAATGTTTTGAAAGTTTCTAATCAGATCGCTGATGGGAAGAGAAAAAGCATCGCCGCCTTCCGGGAAAGCCGAAACTCCAAAGAATTCTTGGAGGCGAGAGGACAGCCGGCGGTGGTGGTTATGGGTATACCGTGAGCTCCGCGTCGtcgaataaattaagaaatagtaTTTTTCCTAATCGTAACTGAAAATCTCGATATCCGAAGGATAATCACGGGAGGAAGGCCAGCTGAAAACTGAAGATAAAAAAACTAATGTAACTCATCGATTTATAATGAATAAGATGGTTGCTGATGAAAAAGAAGCGTGCAAGAAAGCTTTTTTtttggaagaaagaaaaaggaaacggaGAACTGAATAAAGCGATTTTATGGATGGATACACGTAATGGTGCATGTATCCCAACACTTCCGTGAGATGAATTGCATTTTTGTTACGCAAGCTGTACACAGCTAGATATTCATGAAATTGCCAACATAAATACAAACGAGAGAAACAAAACACAAAGGGGTTCTTCGTCGGGTGATCTATTTGCACAGACTCATACACACCGCCAAATTCGCCatctatatattattaaaatttaaacgacTGGCTTGAACAATTTACTTAAAATAGCGGTTACACATGACACGTATGcaaacaaaataatacattgaacaCACATTGATAACGTCCGAGCcaggaaaaaaattgaaataagaagTTTCAGCATGATCATGTATGAACTAATTTTTCGTGGTGGTTTAACGTACCTGATGACGTTTGcttcttcaaaattaatttcccgCCACGATATAATAACGCATAATTGATGGGAAAGCACCACTATTATAACATCGTGTTTTACACTGTCACTGCGAAAACACACAATATATTCTTTTGTACGAATAACTATTATCAGAATACAGCCAACACTGATTCACAATTGGTAGATGTGTAAAGTTgctaaaattaatgttcatgGACGTTTATCGagtaattcgatttttattTGGATTTTTCGAAAGAAAGTCGGGATAGGTAAAGTTCTTCGGAGGTGTGTCACTCAACTTCCAAACGGTCGAACAGATTGGAATACCTGTCTACCTGTCCGTGGAATAGCCGGTTTTACGCAAGTATTACAATATTCAGTGGCACCGTCGGGGAGAAACGAATTTTCTCGCCGAGAAGAACAGAGCGATAAGTGTAACTTAACAAAGCGCGATCATTCCCATACCTGTACTTTCCGTACATTCGACCGACTACAACTGAACTCGAGTCCACTCATCGGCTCTGACTTTCATACGAAAAACCAATTCACAAACACTAGTGGATAAAACGGCTATGGCGGTAAAGCGCCTCTACAAGCAATCTTAGGATGTGACTCACTGCACAGGGACGACTCTATGCTGCAAGTATTTGGGTTCTTCCGTGAGCTCCCCCACCCCCTCCCGCCCCCCCACATATTTTGTGTAGAGAATTCATTATAGAGAAAATGTTAGTAAACAATTTTACAAGCtaatcgttatttatttttttttaatttcatttatacgttatttaaagttataccACAATTAAACATGTACGTATATACAGAAATCTTCGATATAATAAAACTGAAGGAGCAACAATCTTCAGGTCTCTTGCATTTCATAACTTACATAATTACAAaactacaatatttaatataaatattcttcttttttttcgtacAGGCACaggttttatatttacatacagTTCTCTTTTTTACACAGGTCAAATCTTTGCCCATTGTATTGTCTgctaaatatttcacacttAAAAATTGTATCACATTAAATTTATCAACTTCCAGATAGGTAATTTTCATTTATGGTTTGTTGTGTGGAATATTATATCTTACaacatttcataaaagtttCTCTGCTGTGAAGTACAAATGTAGTAAAGTGAATATCACGTATGAAGAtgcaagaaaattattaatgcacTATAGTgccatttttatgaaaaaattgctGCTTATTCGTAAcgaaaatacaattattatatatactatttgTATACTTTAAGAATTAAATCAGAATTTagttaacaaatataatttacatgaatatttgtaaaaaaaaagtgTATTGTTGTTTAATCTTTGGATTATCGAATTAAAAAGGATAATTAGATTTACCTAGATATAAAACATTGCTATAAGTATAGTACAAGCTTATCATTTATGAAGATATTGATGGGAATCTCATAACCAGCTGAACAGTTTCTATGAACATTAACAATCTGAAGAGCTTAACAATATTTAACGACTCGATTCAACATATCTtggaaaaatatcaatattctaaacattatcaataacattaaatacataagattatattattatcctaCAAATACTAATCCTATCTTCACTGCTTTGCAATCAAgtacatacaaataatatagATAATTATATCTATGTTCATTGAATATTACTCAATATTAGAtgtatacaattacaattaacaatacgatataaaatgtacattcaTTTAAGTAAACGCACATACAATAATTCCTTTGTTTCTTCTAACTTGATAAGCATTTTTGTTtccataaaaaatatacttttattgtcCTTTTTTGAGGAAGTAAATAATACTTGTttgcgtaataaatataatccATATTATATCACTTTAATCGTACAAATATTCGCTTGATTCAACCGATGACATTTGTACACCtatttcatttcactttttgaaaataaagtacagctagtttctgttttcaatttcattcgaatttgttTTTACTATTGCACGTCCTATGTTCTTAAAAGAAACGCGAAACACAACGTACGTCTCTccattaatatacaataaaacagTCTAGAAATATATCCAGTGTTACGATCGAATtctaaaaaaataagtaaaacacGTGCATATTTCTTTGTACTAATACTtacataattgttattttttttcgtttcttgaaataattctaatgttcatgtaatgtaattaaaaatattaaataaagtatattttgcGATTTCTGTTGGCGGACGGAGaagtaatatttagtattcacAAAGAAATCATATTACTATCATTCTATTTTTTCCAAATGATTCcaattacaaataatttgattttttctctttttaaatttgtataataactataaaaaacggaTACGATAGACTTTtatctttttctaataattttgtacaaaaataattatattcttcataTAAGATGTTTCAATTGATAAAGTTAAAAGTTACTAATTTGATAAAAGGATAATCTTTtactaacaataaattacaaatacagTCGTACTGTCTCGTCTGTTCTTTTTAAACTACTTGCCAATACAAAACTTTCCAGATATATCTTTGTTCTGTAACTATTCTTGTTGGTGacaaaattcttttcctttttcacgtTAACGCATGATACTTTATTGTTAGCGTTTATAATACTGCTACAATTTAAGTAAAACAATCTATAGCAGGGCAACGACATTAAATCGCTTCTAATAACAAATGTATACAACATTAATAGtaacacatttttataataaaacgtCTTTGTGCAGTATGGAAAGTTTTGTACACTAGGCAGtgaatttacaataaataaaaaaaatgttaaccaTCAGAATATTGTAAACTAGACATTATATCTGATTAACAAGTTAAGATACTACCCTGAGTTTCAACACTTTTATTTGAAAAGAGGCATGTAGTCTTTTTacgaaaaataaacattaatattgcCTCATTTAGTTTCTCTTCTTCTGTTCCTCagcgtataaaaatatttaaggcATTTAGCACTAACGTATATATCACTTTGTTAGGTCACGACTTACATTGCACAGATAGTAATTGTCACCCCATGTGACTTTCAGGTTCAGTTTTGTAATCGTGCATAGTAAGAATATAAGGCACTACACTAGCTACGCTTACTCTACCAATGAGACCAGCAAAAAACAAATCTTCCAAAACTCTAGGGTTAATCGAACGCAACGGAGCAAGTTTTAAAAGAAGGCGTGGTAACCGGTCAGACCCTACACGTTGCTGCAATTCTGTCCACGCAGCTTCTTGTAGGACTTCAACCTTCTTACGCCAAACACCAGCTAAAACATTATCTAAAAGGAAAAgcaaaattgatttatatatttttcctggCGTAATTATATGTTTACAATAAATAACCTTTTTTTTACTTACCAGCACTAAATAGAGTTAACGCCTTAAGGTAGGCATATTCAACAGAATCCACTTGTAATTTATGAAGTGAACTAACACAATCTTGCAGTCGGCATATATGTTCCGTAACAGATTTCACTTTGCTAGCCGTAATTTTTTCCTGTGCGATACTGGCttgtaaatgatttattattgatGTTAAAATACTAGGAAGCGACAAAGTATACGCGCATTGTGCCAGGCCTAATGTAAAGAGCTGTCCCCAAGAACTGCGTACTAATGTTGTTTGAACTTCAGATCTATAAATGCAAACCgtttaatttactattcgcGTTAGTGATTTTAGTGAGTACTTGCGTCATCTGATTACTTACGGTAATGCTTGGAATGCAGGGATTCCTCTTGCCCAGTGAACGGACAGAAAAAGTAATCTGGCTGCACTCTCGCAAATATAATGTATTGATAAGTATGCAGGAGCAGGACTAGGTGCTCTTAACTCAAAAAGTGTATGCCTCTCAGATATTAACTGACCAGTCCATTCTTCTTCTGGTTCACTTGAACCATTAACActctgaaaattaataaatttatacaacaatgtataaaatatcaaaaaatattaatatctgaTGCATATAATAACTGCAACATACATCTCCAATAAGTTTAGCCATACTATCCAAAGCATGTGAGATAAGTAAACGTTCTCTTGCTAATGTTAATGCATCACTAAGATCACTATCACTACTTTGGTCTTCCATACTCGGACTTTCAGGTTGTTCCCAGGTTGGAGGTGCTTCAGACACAGGTTGCTGTGGTTCAGGTTTAACTCTAGGGCTTCGATTTCCTACTTTTGCACCTGCTGTCTCCCCCAATACTGGCTTCCTTTCATGTTGTACAGCTGTAAACAATTTATCTTACAAATCCATTTTCTTTTCGCTTTATTTTATGTACTATatgaagattttttaaagtattttaaagaTACTCACAGTCACTTCTCATGCCCATCGCAAGACATTTCTGAAGTCTACAATACTGACATCGATTTCTATGATGCTTGGTAACTTCGCAACTCTTGCTACCTCTACATTGATAACCCAACTGTTTTCGAATACTACGCTTAAAGAAACCCTTGCATCCTTCACAACTTATTGCTCCGTAGTGTCTTCCACTAGCTCTATCACCACAAACTACACATAATTCTAATGATAATCCCAATCCTAAGGAGCCACGAACATCTCTTGCTAGTTTTACCTAACAAGACATACatgaaaacaataaaagatataaaactgaattgtgagaaaactaaatgaaaagaataagtaAAAAATTCTACCTCTACATCCACATTACTTAAATGCTCAATTCCAGAGTGTAAATGGACCATGCCATGAGGACCTAAATTACGAAAATCTCTTCCGATTTTGTGATCGACTTTTTCATCATGCACGTTGTCGGCGTGATTATTTTGATCTCTTTCCATATCTctctaaaaatatatcaaaaagtTTCGTTATCGCTTaaatatatgttaaaaataatataataataataataagatgaCAAAATCTTATttggaatttaatataaaaaattaaaacacaCCATAGCGGGATGATGCGCTAAGTTATGAAAATTCCTCCCAATGTTCTGATCTATTTTATCATCGTGAAGATTCTCGACACGATCGTTCTGATCAACCTCCATTTCTCgctataataaatttaaaaaagaattcaaaaaagTATCGTTCAcagtttttacaaaaaaaaaattatatttgtacgTTCTAAATAATAATCCCTTCGAAATAGGCTTATGATAAGATTGAAGCTAATAAAGGACAAGCACCTCCGTGTCTGCATCGGTTGAATGATCCACACTACGATGATGAGACAAATTACGAAAATCCATTCCTAGTTTTCGTTCTCCttcgttttcatttaaattatcgtGATCGCGCTGCTCCCTACGATCCCTGTCCATGTCGATCTGTAAAAGCAAATCATAACGATACTCTCATGAGATTCTCAAAAATTATCCATAActcgaaaaaatatttctacactGATGTCATGGTTTACGCATTACGTACTACCCAAACAATTACTGTCTACTTGTCGTGTAATGACGTAAAGACATAGATAAGTATGCCGCTTAAAGTTCGTAAGTAATATCTCAAGAAAAGTAAAGGAGGAAAATTTGTTTAGTTAAAATGCTCCTGCATTGCagtatattctttatttaaaataagatCTCCGTAACCATAGTGGATTAAACGTTTATTAAATGACAATTAGATTTAGATTGATTTGGAATTGTTACAGACAATTTTTTTTAGAGGATTACATAACAGTCGGATACTAGAACGAAACATCGCGTCGAATGTGATCGAGCAAGTCGTGATCATGTATAGTCTGATCACCATCTAGGCAGAGTGTATCGTTTAAAGGCCTAAGCATCAGAGCggcataaaaatgaaaactggaGCATTTGCCGCCCGTCCCTACCTGCCGCAACCCTTTTCCCCCTACCATTTTAAGAAGTGAAAGAGATGGGCTCCGAGTTCTTCGATTCGTAGGTTGCTACGTGGTTAGGCGCATGCCGATACTACAGCCATGCTACTTTGGCTGTCATAGAGCGAATGGTCCATTTCCATACACTCGTGATCCGACTTCGTCACCACTGTCACAGTGCAGTAACACAAGAAAACGGTGCCTGTACCGTTGCCCCGAAATAGTTAACATTCTTAGACCTTGCGCTCGTTACATCGTATTACAGGAACGTTCTCTTTCACCCTTTCTAATCACGGCGATAAACTTTCAACTTAGGAAGCATGTCGGCTTTCGAATACAAcggtatatgtgtatatacatacacatatatatttacGAATTTTCACATTCGAGTTCGACTTTACTTTTTTCATGTACAAAAACATCAACGAGTATTCAGTGTTATCTTCTATCTTCATGATCAATACCGCCAGGCGTATCTGATCTTGCGGAAGTGTCACGCTTGAAATTCATcgtcatttttttttttgttcgcgtACAAGAATCTCACGGTTGTAACTCGACACCTGTTCTTTGCTTCATtcggttttttttttatttcaaactcGAGCCATTGACCCGTTTAG encodes the following:
- the LOC143174171 gene encoding orphan steroid hormone receptor 2-like isoform X2 — encoded protein: MIDMDRDRREQRDHDNLNENEGERKLGMDFRNLSHHRSVDHSTDADTEREMEVDQNDRVENLHDDKIDQNIGRNFHNLAHHPAMRDMERDQNNHADNVHDEKVDHKIGRDFRNLGPHGMVHLHSGIEHLSNVDVEVKLARDVRGSLGLGLSLELCVVCGDRASGRHYGAISCEGCKGFFKRSIRKQLGYQCRGSKSCEVTKHHRNRCQYCRLQKCLAMGMRSDYKLFTAVQHERKPVLGETAGAKVGNRSPRVKPEPQQPVSEAPPTWEQPESPSMEDQSSDSDLSDALTLARERLLISHALDSMAKLIGDSVNGSSEPEEEWTGQLISERHTLFELRAPSPAPAYLSIHYICESAARLLFLSVHWARGIPAFQALPSEVQTTLVRSSWGQLFTLGLAQCAYTLSLPSILTSIINHLQASIAQEKITASKVKSVTEHICRLQDCVSSLHKLQVDSVEYAYLKALTLFSADNVLAGVWRKKVEVLQEAAWTELQQRVGSDRLPRLLLKLAPLRSINPRVLEDLFFAGLIGRVSVASVVPYILTMHDYKTEPESHMG
- the LOC143174171 gene encoding orphan steroid hormone receptor 2-like isoform X1 produces the protein MVIRLYMITTCSITFDAMFRSSIRLLCNPLKKIIDMDRDRREQRDHDNLNENEGERKLGMDFRNLSHHRSVDHSTDADTEREMEVDQNDRVENLHDDKIDQNIGRNFHNLAHHPAMRDMERDQNNHADNVHDEKVDHKIGRDFRNLGPHGMVHLHSGIEHLSNVDVEVKLARDVRGSLGLGLSLELCVVCGDRASGRHYGAISCEGCKGFFKRSIRKQLGYQCRGSKSCEVTKHHRNRCQYCRLQKCLAMGMRSDYKLFTAVQHERKPVLGETAGAKVGNRSPRVKPEPQQPVSEAPPTWEQPESPSMEDQSSDSDLSDALTLARERLLISHALDSMAKLIGDSVNGSSEPEEEWTGQLISERHTLFELRAPSPAPAYLSIHYICESAARLLFLSVHWARGIPAFQALPSEVQTTLVRSSWGQLFTLGLAQCAYTLSLPSILTSIINHLQASIAQEKITASKVKSVTEHICRLQDCVSSLHKLQVDSVEYAYLKALTLFSADNVLAGVWRKKVEVLQEAAWTELQQRVGSDRLPRLLLKLAPLRSINPRVLEDLFFAGLIGRVSVASVVPYILTMHDYKTEPESHMG
- the LOC143174171 gene encoding orphan steroid hormone receptor 2-like isoform X3, with the translated sequence MDRDRREQRDHDNLNENEGERKLGMDFRNLSHHRSVDHSTDADTEREMEVDQNDRVENLHDDKIDQNIGRNFHNLAHHPAMRDMERDQNNHADNVHDEKVDHKIGRDFRNLGPHGMVHLHSGIEHLSNVDVEVKLARDVRGSLGLGLSLELCVVCGDRASGRHYGAISCEGCKGFFKRSIRKQLGYQCRGSKSCEVTKHHRNRCQYCRLQKCLAMGMRSDYKLFTAVQHERKPVLGETAGAKVGNRSPRVKPEPQQPVSEAPPTWEQPESPSMEDQSSDSDLSDALTLARERLLISHALDSMAKLIGDSVNGSSEPEEEWTGQLISERHTLFELRAPSPAPAYLSIHYICESAARLLFLSVHWARGIPAFQALPSEVQTTLVRSSWGQLFTLGLAQCAYTLSLPSILTSIINHLQASIAQEKITASKVKSVTEHICRLQDCVSSLHKLQVDSVEYAYLKALTLFSADNVLAGVWRKKVEVLQEAAWTELQQRVGSDRLPRLLLKLAPLRSINPRVLEDLFFAGLIGRVSVASVVPYILTMHDYKTEPESHMG